A stretch of the Deltaproteobacteria bacterium genome encodes the following:
- a CDS encoding AgmX/PglI C-terminal domain-containing protein, translating into PAAAPAPAAAPAPAAAPAPVAAEAAQPPPPPAEASAPPPSPLEQEPVVYAGEPGTFGADATISLPPEPETFDPRTYVQELSTVPDPATASLELRFMWGNVLLNVAHYKKPKKITVGESKSCDFFLAADQLEAHDVFPLVRYEGGYTLAFTAKMDGMVRLGSEVFTLRDLVKEGKAQKDGSLDGVYTVTLPSDARAAITFGGITVLVRFVTPPTKIAIPWTEGLNYQFLNLFLFVMFMHLAMMITAFNFPYDTDLMADDLFKSPNRFAKFILKPPEPVKNERLEKLLDSLKKSDPGEAAAKAKGDEGKMGRKKAPDRNTRSAPKAIDINSKDIIKSTGIFKMLKEGGSAGVSTIFGKGGLGGDLNGALGGLVGSSVGDAQGVGGLGLRGTGGGGGGLSGNTFGVGGIGTKGRGGGLGGYGSGVGGLGKKKDSSINIDQGEPVIMGSLDKELIRRVIRAHLSQVRYCYERELQSKPGLYGKITVKFTISAMGSVTVAKTAATTMNNKTVEECINSRVKTWQFPKPKGGGIVIVSYPFLFKPSG; encoded by the coding sequence CCCCGCGGCAGCGCCGGCCCCCGCGGCGGCTCCGGCCCCCGCGGCGGCTCCGGCCCCCGTGGCCGCCGAGGCTGCGCAGCCTCCTCCGCCTCCCGCCGAGGCGTCGGCCCCGCCTCCCTCGCCGCTGGAGCAGGAGCCCGTGGTCTACGCCGGGGAGCCCGGCACCTTTGGCGCGGACGCGACCATCTCCCTGCCGCCCGAGCCGGAGACCTTCGATCCCCGGACCTACGTGCAGGAGCTCTCGACGGTCCCCGACCCTGCGACCGCCTCCCTCGAGCTGCGCTTCATGTGGGGCAACGTCCTGCTGAACGTGGCCCACTACAAGAAGCCCAAGAAGATCACCGTCGGCGAGAGCAAGTCCTGCGACTTCTTCCTCGCGGCCGATCAGCTCGAGGCCCACGACGTCTTCCCGCTGGTGCGCTACGAGGGCGGCTACACCCTGGCCTTCACCGCCAAGATGGACGGCATGGTGCGCCTGGGCTCCGAGGTCTTCACCCTCCGTGACCTGGTCAAGGAGGGCAAGGCGCAGAAGGACGGCTCGCTGGACGGGGTCTACACCGTCACGCTCCCCTCCGACGCCCGCGCCGCGATCACCTTCGGGGGGATCACGGTGCTGGTGCGCTTCGTCACGCCTCCCACGAAGATCGCGATCCCCTGGACCGAGGGTCTGAACTACCAGTTCCTGAACCTCTTCCTCTTCGTGATGTTCATGCACCTGGCGATGATGATCACCGCCTTCAACTTCCCCTACGACACCGACCTGATGGCGGACGACCTCTTCAAGTCGCCCAACCGCTTCGCGAAGTTCATCCTGAAGCCACCGGAGCCGGTGAAGAACGAGCGGCTCGAGAAGCTGCTCGACTCCCTCAAGAAGTCGGATCCCGGCGAGGCCGCGGCCAAGGCCAAGGGCGACGAGGGGAAGATGGGCCGCAAGAAGGCCCCCGATCGCAACACGCGCTCGGCGCCGAAGGCCATCGACATCAACTCCAAGGACATCATCAAGTCCACCGGCATCTTCAAGATGCTCAAGGAGGGCGGCTCGGCCGGCGTCTCGACGATCTTCGGCAAGGGCGGCCTCGGCGGCGACCTGAACGGCGCCCTCGGCGGCCTGGTCGGCTCCTCGGTGGGTGACGCCCAGGGCGTCGGCGGCCTGGGCCTGCGCGGCACCGGCGGCGGCGGCGGCGGCCTCTCGGGCAACACCTTCGGCGTGGGCGGCATCGGCACCAAGGGCCGGGGCGGCGGCCTCGGCGGCTACGGCAGCGGCGTCGGCGGCCTCGGCAAGAAGAAGGACAGCAGCATCAACATCGATCAGGGCGAGCCCGTGATCATGGGCTCCCTGGACAAGGAGCTGATCCGCCGGGTCATCCGCGCCCACCTCTCCCAGGTCCGCTACTGCTACGAGCGGGAGCTGCAGTCCAAGCCCGGCCTCTACGGCAAGATCACCGTGAAGTTCACCATCTCGGCGATGGGCTCGGTGACGGTCGCGAAGACCGCGGCCACCACCATGAACAACAAGACGGTCGAGGAGTGTATCAACTCCCGGGTGAAGACCTGGCAGTTCCCCAAACCGAAGGGCGGCGGCATCGTCATCGTCAGTTATCCCTTCCTCTTCAAGCCCAGCGGCTAG
- the cglE gene encoding adventurous gliding motility protein CglE produces the protein MHFFATPSSLVRRLPGLMAVLVAVSLALVPATAAAAAKKKRGGPITKDWDEVERGLYVTGNFGGGILLGAPGDAPGALMGLSFGVAAGFDLGDRLELEGYLSGVQVGAPSSYRGEASGAIAPGGDFATLLMGARVRYGYLGISDSQGIERFYLTVSAGGGVLTSAPASQLGGLQPQAFGGLGFRYYTRMRHFSIGLDLEAAYGLGTSTLVLHPQLGLAYTF, from the coding sequence ATGCACTTCTTCGCCACGCCCTCTTCTCTCGTCCGGCGCCTGCCCGGCCTGATGGCCGTGCTGGTGGCCGTCTCCCTCGCCCTCGTCCCCGCCACGGCCGCGGCCGCCGCCAAGAAGAAGCGGGGCGGCCCGATCACCAAGGACTGGGACGAGGTGGAGCGGGGGCTCTACGTCACGGGCAACTTCGGCGGAGGCATCCTCCTCGGCGCCCCGGGTGACGCCCCGGGCGCCCTGATGGGCCTCTCCTTCGGGGTGGCTGCGGGCTTCGACCTGGGCGACCGGCTGGAACTCGAGGGCTACCTCTCCGGCGTCCAGGTCGGGGCGCCCTCCTCCTACCGGGGCGAGGCCTCCGGCGCCATCGCCCCCGGCGGCGACTTCGCGACCCTCCTGATGGGCGCGCGGGTGCGCTACGGCTACCTGGGGATCTCCGACTCCCAGGGCATCGAGCGCTTCTACCTCACGGTGAGCGCCGGCGGCGGCGTGCTGACCTCGGCCCCGGCCTCTCAGCTCGGTGGCCTGCAGCCCCAGGCCTTCGGTGGCCTCGGCTTCCGCTACTACACGCGGATGCGCCACTTCTCGATCGGCCTCGACCTCGAGGCCGCCTACGGGCTGGGCACCAGCACCCTCGTGCTGCACCCCCAGCTCGGCCTCGCCTACACCTTCTAG